A segment of the Streptococcus chenjunshii genome:
GTGATTGTAACGGGTGCTTCTTCTGGAATCGGCCGGGCAATTGTAGAAGAACTGCTGGCTTTGGATGTTCATGTGGCGAACTTTGATATTGCGGATAACGATCTGAAGCATGATAATTTGCTTTTCGTCAAAGTTGATGTCACATCACGGGCAGAAGTGGAAGCAGGCGTTGCTTTGGTAGTTGAACATTTTGGAACGGTTGATGCCGTGGTTAATAATGCCGGAATCAATGTTCCCCGCCTGCTGGTTGACCCTAAAGACCCGCATGGCAAGTATGAGCTGGATGATACTGTTTTTGAAAAAATAACCATGATTAATCAAAAGGGACTGTATTTGGTCAGTCAGGCTGTCGGCAGAATCTTAGTTGACAAGAAAAAAGGCGTTATTATCAATATGGCTTCCGAAGCCGGTCTGGAAGGCTCTGAAGGCCAAAGTGCTTATGCAGCTACTAAGGCAGCGGTATACAGCTACACACGGTCGTGGGCTAAGGAATTAGGCAAGTATGGAGTGCGCGTTGTCGGTATTGCACCGGGAATTATGGAAGCAACTGGTTTGAGAACGCTTGCTTATGAGGAAGCCCTAGGATATACTAGAGGCAAAACAGTTGATGAAATTCGTGCTGGTTACGCATCTACCAGCACAACACCGCTTGGCCGCAGCGGAAAATTAAGTGAAGTAGCCGATCTTGTCGCTTATTATATTTCAGACCGATCAAGTTATATTACAGGCATTACTACCAATGTGGCCGGAGGGAAGACCCGCGGCTAATTGTAAATGCTAAAGGAGATAGAAGTGGCATTAGTTAATCGTTGGTATCAAATTTTAAATGCATTGATAGCACAGCCTCAGCTTTCGATTGACGAGATGCTCGAATTGCTGGCTGTCAGCGAGAAAACCTTGCAGACGAGTATCAGCCAGCTTAATGAGCTTTTGGATGAGGATGTGCAGATCAGGCAGGAAGGAAATCAGCTTTATATAGATGTTTTTGATTATGCCAGACTGGAGGAAATTCTGTCGGGCAGTTTACGCAAAGAAAGTGATTTTAATTCGTCAGGAAAACGGGTTTCTTATATCATTAAGAGGCTGCTGCAGAGTTCAGAACCCTTGCTGATTGATGATTTAGCAGAAGAGATTGCAGTCAGCCGTACGACAATCAATAAAGATTTAAAACAAGTTAAGCATCTGGCTTCGGACTATCAGATTTCGGTCAAAGGAAAACCCAACCGGGGCATAGAGATTAACGGTGATGAACTGTCTCTACGTCTCTTTTACTGCCAAAATGTCTATGCTTATTTCGATACAGCCGCTCTGCAGCAGGAAACTCAGACCTTTCTGCAGGAGCTCAGCCGGGACTACCATTTGCCCAGAAAAATGCAGGATTTACTCAGTAAAGTGGTGGCTATTACTGTTGCACGCATTAAGCGCCAAAAGCAGATAGACCATGCTATTGCTTATTACTGCAATGGGCTGAAGAATGCCGAAATTATTGAAAAATTGGTTTATCATCTTGAAGTGGTTTATCACATTACATTAAGTCAGTTTGAACAGGATTTTCTGAGTTTTCCGCTTAATACCCAGTTTATTGCAGGACTTTCGTATGAAAATACTGATCATCCGATGCTGGAGCCATTTTATCGGACTGTCATCAGGAAAGTTCGAACAGCCTTGAATGTAGATTTTGATGAAGAAAAACTCTTTCATGATATGTATGGGCACTTGACATTTTTGATTAATCGTTTGATTTTTCATGTCCAAATCACGGATATCTTTCATGGTGAGGTTAAGAACAAATATCCGCTGGCTTTTGAAATGGCAAGAGCTGCCGGTGATGAGCTCAGGCATTATTTCGGCTATCCGCTTGCAGCGGCTGAAATCAGTTACTTAGCCCTTTACTTTGAAATGGCAGTGCGGGAACATGAGGATGAGCAGCTGAACCGCAGACGCCGGATAGCAGTTGTCTGCACAACTGGCCGAGGGACTGCAGCAATGATTCATCGTCAGCTGACACGCGTTTTAGGCAGCGACATCGATATTGTACAGTATTCAGAGGAAACCTTTAATCCGCAGGCAGATGATGATTATTTTGCTGTCTTTACAACTATTCCGCTTAAATATCCGCAGCTTCAGTCTCCGATTATCCATATTACCAATCTTTTTGATGATCAGTGGCTGCAGGCAGAGTGGCAGAAAGTGAATGTTTTTCATCAAAAAAACCTTGAAAGCGTAACCTTAAAATTTATCCGCTTATCTGAAGGATCGTCTTATCAAGACTATCTTAGACAAATGACTGCAGTGCTTGCTGATCAGGATCTGGTGGATTCAGATTTTGGCTGGCGGGTGCTTGAGAGAGAGATCAAACAGCCGACCGTATTTGGCGGCGGAATCGCTTTTCCGCATACTGTCAATCGACTTAAACAGAAGAAGACTATCATGATGCTGGGGCTTGTTGAAGCGGGTGATGAACCGGAATTTATTTTTCTGGTAGCGATCCCTGAGTCTGTTGAAAGTGAGATGGAAACGGAATTGCTGACCCTGTATGATGATATTTTTCGAACAGCCAATGACGAGCAGCTAAAAAATGCCCTGCGCCAAGTGCAGACAGAAGCAGATTTGCTCGCTTTATCAAAAAACAAAGGAGTGTTTTAATGAATCCAGCAATAACTCTAGGGCTATTGGTTACAACAGCTTACATCATCCAGATTTTTCTGGGCTTGAGGCAGATTAAACATTTTAATCAGGTTTATACGGCTATGCGGCGTCAAGGGCGTGTTGCTATCGGCCGCCGTGCCGGGAAAATAAAATCAGGGACGATTGTTCTTTTCGCTATTGATAAAGCAGGTAAGGTTCTGGATGCCAAAAGGATGCAGGGAGTAACCATTGGAGCCCGTTTTAAGACAATGCCAGCTTATATTGGCCAGGATATTCATTATTTTGACCGCTATAATCCGCTTGTCCGTAAGGAAAATAAACTGCTGCAGACGGCTATTGAAGATGCACGGGAGGTTTTCCTGCGAACAGAAGCCGGCAGTTATGAAGAAAGCCCTCAGCCGGCCCCGTTGACTGGTTTGGCTGCGCAGATTAAACTGCTGCCAGCACAGTTGAAATTACAGCTAAAATCTAAAAAACGTTCGGGTTAAGGTCCCGAAGCAAAGGAGTATACAATGAACTATATCACAAAATTCGCAGAAGCTTTTATGAATCTCTTCACTCTGGGAGGAGAAAATTTCATCGGCTGGATGACCAGTATTGTACCGGTGGTTCTCATGCTGCTTGTTGCTATGAATGCGATTATTGCCTTGATCGGTGAAGAGAGGATGAATAGACTGGGGGAACTGTCGGCTAAAAATCCGCTGACCCGCTACATGATTTTGCCTTTTATTTCAGCTTTTATGCTGGGCAATCCGATGGCTATGAGTATGGGGCGTTTCCTGCCGGAATATTATAAACCGAGCTTTATTGCAGCCCAGATGCAGTTTTGTCACACTTCAAACGGAGTCTTTCCGCACATCAATCCCGGAGAATTGTTTGTCTGGATGGGAATTGCTTCAGGCATCAAAACGCTGGGGCTCAACGAAATGGAACTGGCTATTCGTTACCTTCTGGTCGGCCTGATTATGAACTTTGTCGGCGGCTGGGTCACAGACTTTACGACTGCTTTTGTCGCCAGACAGCAGGGTGTGACTTTAAGTAAATCAGTTGAATTATAAAAAACAGCATGAAAGAGAGTAAGAGACATGGCATATAAAAGTATAAAAGTTGTCAAAGGCAACGGCGGTTTTGGCGGCCCCTTAATCATTACACCGACAGAAGAAAAGCATAAGTTTATCTATGTGACAGGCGGCGGTGAAAAGCCTGATATTGTAGATAAGATTGCTGAACTGACTGGCATGGAGGCTGTTAACGGGTTTAAAACCTCCATTCCGGATGAAGAGATTGCCTTAGCGATCATTGACTGCGGCGGGACTTTGCGCTGCGGTATCTATCCAAAGAAAAAAATCCCGACAATCAATATTGTGCCGACCGGTAAAAGCGGGCCTTTAGCACAATATATTACAGAAGATATCTATGTTTCTGCAGTCGATTTGGATCAAATCACTCTAGCCGATACTGATGAAGCGGCTCCTGTTTCTTCGGCTCCGGAGATAACTGAAACTGAAACGGGAACTCAAACAGCAGAAACCGGTTTTGATACCAGCAAAAAGATTACAGAACAAAGAGCAGAGTCCAGCTTTATTGCCCGCATCGGCATGGGCGCCGGTAAAGTTGTTGCAACCTTCAATCAAGCAGCGCGTGAAGCGATTCAGACCATGCTGAACACCATCTTGCCTTTCATGGCTTTTGTTTCGCTGATTATTGGGGTTATTAATGGTTCGGGTGTCGGCGACTGGATTGCCAATCTTCTGGCCCCTCTTGCCGGTAATATTTGGGGCTTGATTTTGGTTGGCTTCGTTTGCTCTCTGCCATTCTTGTCTCCTTTGTTAGGACCAGGGGCAGTCATTTCACAAATTGTCGGAACTTTAATCGGTGTGGAAATCGGTAAGGGCAATATCCCACCGCAAATGGCTCTGCCAGCTCTGTTTGCTATCAACACACAAAATGGCTGTGATTTCATTCCGGTTGGTCTTGGTTTGACTGAAGCAAAATCCGAAACGGTCGAAGTCGGAGTACCGTCAGTGCTTTACTCCCGCTTCCTGAACGGTGTGCCTCGTGTTATTGTCGCTTGGATTGCCAGTATCGGGCTTTACCAGTAAAAATGTTTAATAGTTAAAGAAAGGTTAGAAAAATGACAAAAATTTTTGAAGCGACTGTACTTGCAGTCGGTCCTGAAGCTCCAGGAATGATTACTGACGCCAATATGCTGATTCTTTTTGGTGAAGAAGCACCGGATGATCTGGCGGAATACTGTTATAAAATTGATAACAAAAACGTAACCGGCCCTATTCAAGTTGGAGGCCGGCTGGTTGTTGACGGGGTCAACTGCGCTATTACAGCTGTCGGAAACGTTGTTGAAAAAAACTTACAAGGACTCGGTCATATTACCGTTTCACTGGACGGATCTGAGCAGGGAAGCCTGCCCGGAACCCTGCATGTCGCACCGCAAACAGAAATAAAACTCAAGGAAGGCTCTGTTATTCAGCTGTTTGATAGCTGAGGCAGCTAAACACAGTGAAAAAGAGACGCAATCGCAGAAAGCGCAGGCTGACATACGAGTGCGGCTGCTCTGTGAGTATGCCTGCCAGCGTGAAGCAATGCTAATCTAGAATAACCCTAGCCGTAGACGTCTGAAAGCTTTGCGGTCTTGACAGCCTGCCTTAGATTTCTAGTCGTCTTGGCAGAGGTGCGTCTGCGAAATTAAAGATTTCGGACTTAGTGTCATTTTGCTGTGAGCTTTAACCGGCCTTTGTATCTTGTGAATTGAACACGGCCTAAAATCCTAATGAAAAAGATGGCTGTCATCGTGATGCTTAGGCATCACTTGCCATCCCCTATTTTCATACGGATTTTTACACGGCCTTTGTATCTTATTATAATAGGGGTGTGTGATGAAATTAATGTTGGATACTGCTAATTTGGAGGCTGTTCGCTGGGGGCAGGATTTTCTGCCGTTGGCGGGAGTAACAACCAATCCTTCAATTATAAAAAAGGAGGGGCAAATGGATTTTTTTGCCCACCTGCGCCAGATTCGCCAGATTATCGGCTATGACCGCACTCTGCATGTTCAGGTTGTGGCTTTAGAAGCAGAGGATATGCTGGCGGAGGCTCGGGCTATTCTGAATCATGTGGACAAAGAGGTTTATATCAAAGTTCCTGTTACTGTCGAAGGTTTAAAAGTCATTAAACTGTTGCATGCGGAAGGGATTTATACTACAGCGACCGCTATTTATTCCAAAATGCAAGCTTATTTGGCAATTGCTGCTGGCGCGGATTATATCGCACCATATTACAATCGCATGGAAAATTTAAATATTGATGCCGCTTCTGCTATTGCAGATATAGCTGAGGAAATCAAGCGAACAGGTGCTGCCGCACAGATTTTAGGAGCCAGCTATAAAAATATTGAACAGATTAACCGGACTGTAGAAGCTGGCGGACAAGCTGTTACTGTCGCTCCGGATCTCGTTAAGCAGTCTTTGCAGCTACCGGCTGTCACACAGGCTGTTCAGGATTTCAGAGAAGACTGGTTTGCCAGTTTTGGTCCAAATCAAGCCATTACAGATTTGTAAGGATGCTTTCTTTTGCAACCCTATACGTAAGAGAGTAGGATAAATTGTCATAAAAATGATGCTTTCGATTTTGTCGTCCTGCCTCCGCACAGTTGATCAGGGAAACCGCTATCCTTCGCGCAACATGGAATAAGAACTTCCCATCACTTACTGCGCTAAACTCATCTGTTAAAAAAGGAAAACGAGGCAGGACTTGTCCTGCTTCTTTGATGTTTGTAAACGGTAAAACAGCATTATTTTGTTATACTAATCTATATGAAGAAAATAGTCAAAGCAGCAGGGCTTCTTTTTTTAACCTGCGGTATGCTGTATTTAGCAGCCACAAATGGCCAGTCATCCAGAAATGGTAAGGGCGTTTTTAGATTAGATGCCAAGTCAAAAATCGGACGCACTAAGGAAAAAACAGTAGCCGCTTACCTTGCGGAAATGTCTGTTGAGGAAAAGGTAGGTCAGCTTTTCTTTGCCAGAGTGCCGGAAGAATCCGGCCTTGAGGATATTAAAAGTTACCATTTAGGGGCTTATCTTTTATTTGACCGTGATTTTAAAGACCGGAGCTTAGAAGATATTAAGGCGCTGACAGCTTCTTATCAAGAAGTTTCTGCTGTTCCTATGATTATCGCTTCTGATGAAGAAGGCGGTTCAGTGACACGGATTAGCAGTATCCTTCCCAAAGCTTTTGAGGTTCCTATGACTCTCTACCAGTCAGGAGGTCTGTCTGCCATTGCGGATGATACAGCTGCCAAAGCTCAGCTTTTGAAATCTGTCGGTATCACAGCAGGCTTATTCCCCGTTGCTGACGTTGCCACTGATAAGCAGGCTTTTATCTATGATCGGACTCTGGGACAGGATGCTTCTGCAACAGCAGATTATGTTGCAGCAGTGGTAAAAACTCTAAGACAGGAGCAGTTCGCCTCAACACTTAAACACTTTCCCGGTTATGGCAATAACACGGATGCTCATGCTGATCTGGTCTATGATCAGCGCAGTTTGAAAGAACTTGAGTCTCTTGATTTTCTGCCTTTTATAGCTGGAATTGAAGAGGGTGCGGACAGCGTTCTGATGAGTCATCACATTGTGAGTACTGTTGATGCAGTCCCTGCCTCTTTATCATCCAAGATGTACGCTATATTGAGAAATGACCTTGGCTTTACAGGAGTGACGATTACTGACGATATGGATATGGCTGGCTTAAATAAATTTATCAGTCAGGAAGAGGCGGCTTATCAGGTTATTCTGGCAGGCGGGGATATGATTATGAGTTCTGAATATGCCAGCCAAACGGCTTACCTTCTCGAGAGAGTGAAGGCGGGAGACCTGAGTGAAGAACGGATTGATGAATCTGTCAAACGCATTTTATCATGGAAATATGATTTAGGCTTACTTAAAGGACAGGAAAAGTAGAGAATTCCCAAGTTTGTTTAGCCTGCAGCTTTAAAAACGTATTGACAATCTTCTCAAGTCTTTATATAATAGCTTTTATAGACGTTTGACACAATGAGATGCAGAGAATCTTTTTAGTCTGAGGTCTGAAAGGAAGCTGTTGGCCTGTAGCCTAAAGGCCCAGCAGTTTAAAATGATGGGCTGCAATTTAAAGCAGCTATAAGGAGGTTTATAAGTTTGAAAACAAAAACACTGGCGCTGGTAAACGGGATTGTAGGCTTAATTGGAGGAATTGTTCTCCTGCTCGGTATTTGGTTTATTTTTGGAGCTGCTGCGACAGGTTCAGATAGTGCTTTAGGGACTGTTAGTGTGCTGTTTCTTTTGCTGAAACTGGCTATTCTGGCTTTAGGAATCGTAGGGGCAGTTTACTACAAAGATGATGTGAGAGTCAGCAGCGCTCCCAATGTGCTCCTGATTGTCGGCGGAGCTGTCGGTCTGATTCCGTTTTTTGGCTGGATAGGCGGCATTCTTGCGATTATCGGCGGCTCAATGTATCTGAGTGCACTGAAAAAATTTGCCGAATAATTTAAACTGTCAGTCCTTAATGTAAGGTCTGATTTTTTATTTATGTTTTTGATAAAATGGTATTCCAAAACACTAAGTAAATGGCCAGAATTTTGGTATAATGGAGATAATCATTGTTTAACAATGTTCCTTTAAAACGTAAGAGGCCTAAGAGCTGTGCAAAAAAGAGATAGCTAAGTTTAGAATTGATTTCAAGTTAATAGCCGTAGACGTCTGAAAGCTTTGTCGCCTTAACAGTCGACCGCAGCTTTCTAGTCGTCTTGGCAGAGGGGCGCAGACGAAATCGGAGATTTCTGGCTTACCGTCAGCCGTAGCTGACTGAAGGCTTTGCAGTCTTTACAGCCTACCGCACCCTTCTAGTCATCTTGGCAGGGGTGCGCCAACGAAATCACAGATTTCTGGCTTACCGCCATTTTCATACGGATTTTTATACGGCCTTTGTATCTTAATGGAACTGAACATGGCCTGAAAGCTCGGAAAAAAGAGACGCAGTCGTTGGAAGCGCAAGCTGACTTACGAATGTGGCTGCTCTGTGAGTATAGCCCTCCCTAGAGTCTTTAGTGACTCTTCGGTCAGGCTCCTATTTTTCAGTCGCTTTCTTAACGGCCTTTGTATTTTAATGGAACTGAACACGGCCTAAAATCCTAGTGAAAAAGATGCCTGCCAGCGTGATGCGGGCATATTGCAAAACAACCCTAGCCGTAGACGTCTGAAAGCTTTGCAGTCTTAACAGCCTGCCGCAGCTTTCTAGTCGTCTTGGCAGAGGTGCGCCTACGAAATCGGAGATTTCTGGCTTACCGTCATTTTCACACGGATTTTTACACGGCCTTTGTATCTTAATGTGAGGAGAGAGTTATGACTGCACAGAAAATGAGTGCGCAAGAGATTATTGCTTTTATTGGAAATGCGGAGAAGAAGACAAGAGTCAAGGTGACTTTTGAAGGAGAGTTGGCCGCTGCAGTACCGGATGGGGTACTCAAGCTGGGGAATGTTCTTTTTGGAGACTGGCAGGATATTGCACCGCTTTTAGCCAATTTAACGGAAAATAGCGATTATGTAGTTGAACAAGACGGCCGCAATTCAGCTGTGCCGCTTTTGGATAAGCGTCACATTAATGCCCGAATTGAACCGGGAGCCATTATCCGCGATCAGGTAACTATTGAGGATAATGCGGTTATTATGATGGGTGCTGTGATTAATATTGGTGCGGAGATTGGTGCCGGAAGTATGATTGACATGGGCGCTGTTCTTGGAGGCCGGGCTTGTGTTGGGAAGAACAGTCATATCGGTGCTGGGGCTGTCCTAGCTGGGGTTATTGAGCCTGCTAGCGCAGAACCTGTCCGTGTTGGTGATAATGTGCTTGTAGGAGCCAATGCAGTTGTCCTTGAAGGTGTTCAAGTTGGCAGCGGTTCAGTGATTGCTGCCGGTGCAGTTGTCACTCAGGATGTGCCAGAAAATACAGTTGTTGCTGGTGTACCGGCGCGTGTGATCAAACAAATTGATGCACAGACACAGCAAAAAACAGCCTTGGAAGATGCTCTGCGCAATCTTTAAAAGAACTGAACTATTCTGACTATTAAGAGTTGTCCTGATAAATACAAGAAATATATTATAAGGCCTCGCTTATCTTTCATTTTGAGGTCCGGTTGCCTTATGGCATTTCTTGCTCTTACGCAGCTGCTTGAACTGGCTGCTAGGGCTGCGGAGCAGTTCAGTGGACCGTTTAAGGTGGGAACCGGAAAATAAAGAGACTGTCGGATAAGGGGTTCCAACAATATTACGTAAAAAGTAAACGCAGCTGGGCTATTTTGCCCCAAGCTCTGAAACTTTTTGCCGGAGGGTAAAGAAAAATGCTTGATTTAATTGCAACACGGCGTGCGCTCCATCAAATACCTGAAATTGGACTGCAGGAATTCAAAACGCATGAGTTTTTACTGAAAACAATTGCTGATTTGACTGCTGACAAAGAGTTTGTTGAAATCAGAACGTGGCAGACAGGTATTTTGGTCTTTCTTAAGGGCCGCCAGCCGCAAAAAACGATAGGCTGGCGCACGGATATTGACGGTTTGCCGATTGTTGAAGAAACTGACCTCAGCTTTAAATCGCTTCATAAAGATCGTATGCATGCCTGCGGTCATGATATGCATATGACGGTGGCACTGGGCCTGTTAGACCGTTTGGTGCAGCACCAGCCAAAAGATAATCTGCTCTTTCTTTTTCAGCCTGCTGAAGAGAATGCAGCTGGCGGTATGCTTATGTATGAAGCCGGTGCTTTTGGCAGCTGGCTGCCGGATGAGTTTTATGGTCTGCATGTACGCCCTGATTTGAAAGTCGGCGATATCGCTACCAACCGCAGTACTTTGTTTGCCGGAACGTGTGAAGTCAAAATAAGATTTACCGGCCAAAGCGGCCACGCAGCCTTTCCGCATACGGCTAATGATGCCCTGATTGCGGCAAGCTATTTCATTACACAAGTACAGTCAGTCGTAAGCCGCAATGTTGATCCTATTGAAGGGGCCGTCGTGACTTTTGGCTCTATGCATGCTGGGACAACAAATAATGTTATTGCCGGGACCGCTTCTCTTCATGGGACCATTCGGGCTTTGACGCAGGAGATGAGTGCACATGTCCAAAAGCGGGTTCGGGCTATAGCAGAAGGTGTTGCCAGTTCATTTGGGATGGAACTTGACTTGGAGCTCAACCCCTCAGGCTATCTGCCTGTGGAGAACCACCCGCAGTTAGCTGACCAGCTGATGACTTTTTTTGCTGCTCGGGAAGGGGTCCGTTTGATTGACTGCGCTCCTGCTATGACGGGGGAGGATTTTGGCTACCTCCTGCATAAGGTGCCTGGAGTCATGTTCTGGCTGGGAGTAGATACTCCTTATCCTCTGCATCATCCTAAAATGAGCCCCAAGGAAGAAGCTTTGCCTTTTGCAGTAGAAACGATCAGTGCTTTTTTAAGCAATAAAGCAGGATAGAATATCATTATATTTATGGGTGAGAGCGATGACATTTTAAATTCGTCCGTCAGCTGTTGCCGTTTTTAAAAAAGCCATAGACTGGCTTTATCGTTAGCTGCCTGGTTGGGCTTCAAGCAAAAACCTGTAAGTGATACTGTTCACCTACAGGTTTTTAAAATAAAAGGGAAGGGCACAAACATCTCTGTTTATGCCCAGGAGATTTATGAAAAAGGAAATAACTAGGATAGGGTTATTCCCTTCCGGCAGCTTTTTCAAGCTACCTTTTAGGATAGTTATATATTACCAAGGAAACCTTAAAGAAACCTTAAAATAAACTGGCAAATTATATTTTTTTAAATTAAGTCAGACTTTATGTTATGATATTATCATGGATAAAGAAGCAATCAGACAAAATCTTATTAAACGCTTAAAGAGCCATAATCCAGCAGACAAAGAGAAATTGGACAAGCTTTTGCTGGACGATATCACTGCCTCAGAAGCCTATCATACCAGTCAGGTTCTTGCAACCTATCTGGCCTTTTCTTTTGAATATGACACACAGCCTTTAATAGAAAGGGCTGTCAGAGACGGTAAAAAGGTTCTTGTTCCCCGCACATGTTCTCAGGGAAAAATGGTCTTTGCCTCCTATCATCCTGAACATTTAATCAAAGGCCGGTTTGGAATCTTAGAGCCGGACAGTTCTCGGGAAACAGCTGAACCGTCAGAAATTGATTTAATTCATGTTCCTGGTTTGGCTTTTAATGCTGAAGGTTTTCGCATTGGCTATGGCGGAGGTTATTATGACCGCTATTTAGCAGATTTTAAAGGCAGAACTGTCAGCACGGTTTATGCCTGGCAGAGGCTTGATTTTAAAGAAGATGCGCATGATGTTGCGGTAATGGAGGTATTTTCTCAATGAAAGCAGAAATAAAAAGAAATCCCGTCACTTTATTTTTACTGGCACTGACCAGTCTAATCTTTATATTAATGCAGCTGATGTATCTGGGACAGGCTGCCTCAGTTCAGGCCGTTTTGACCTTTGGCGGTTTGTACGGAGAAATCATAAAAGCTTATCCGGATCAAATTTGGCGCTTGCTGACGCCGATCTTTGTTCATATCGGCTGGGAACATTTTATCTTTAATGCCCTCTCTCTTTATTTTATTGGGCGAATAGCTGAGCAGATTTGGGGGTCAGTCCGTTTTTTGCTGCTTTATATTTTAGCAGGGATTGCAGGAAACATCTTTGTGTTCTTCTTTGAACCGGCAGTAGTAGAAGCCGGAGCTTCAACATCTTTATTTGGCCTTTTTGCCGCAGTTGCTGTTATCGGTTATTTTGGCGGCAGTCCATTTTTGCGCCAGCTGGGACGCTCGTATGTGATGCTGATTGTGTTTAATCTGATTTTTAATCTTATAACTCCTGGTATCAGTCTGTCCGGGCATTTAGGAGGGTTAGTCGGCGGTGCTTTGTCAGCTGTTTTTCTGCCTACCCTTTATGAAAAAAATACTTTCAGCAAATTTCAGCGACTGTCAGCTTTTCTGGTTTACCTACTTCTCATGACTTTGATGCTTTTTTCCGCTTTTTCTGTTTTTTAGTTACTCTAGTTGCTTTGCAAAGGAAAATAGACAGGCTCTCTAACTTCTGCGGTCAGTTTACTCACCGCAGAAGTTAGAGAGCCTTTTTTTGCCTAGAAAATCCCCTATCTTTTACAATGAAAAACGGCTAAACAGCTCATTGGGAAATAAAAAGACACCCTTTTTGCAGTTGCCGTTAAGACACAGACAAGGAAATTTTGGTATGCTGCTCAGGCATGCCCTGTCATCGTAGGCAAATAGGGTAACCTCTTATCTGAAAAATATCAAATAAAATCCTTTGGTTTATCAAACCCTTTCGGACTTTTGCAGGTTTAGAGACAGCTCATCGCTTTAGGCATCAAAAAGGAGAGGGCCCATTTTAGGCTCCTCTCCAAATAAAGTCGTCTGCAAGATGGCAGTAACTATTGAACTGCTTAGGATTTATCAGCCAAACTTTTTCCCAAACGGATAATATAGTCTTTTAGGTCGTCTTTGACTTGGGGATGCTGCAAGGCGTAATCGATGGAAGTTTTCATAAAACCAAATTTATCCCCTACATCATAGCGGTTTCCTGTAAACTTACGGGCAAAAACACGCTGGGTTTTATTGAGCGTATCAATTGCATCAGTCAGCTGAATTTCATTGCCGGCACCAGGTTTCTGCGTTTCCAAGATAGCAAAAATTTCCGGCGTCAGCAGGTAGCGGCCGATGATAGCTAAATCGCTCGGGGCTTCTTCTGGCAAAGGTTTTTCGACAAAGGTAGCTACGCTGTAGAGACCGTTAACCCCCTCTCCCTGAGGAGCAATGACACCGTAAGCTGATGTTTCTTCATGAGGAACCTGCATAACGGCAATCGTAGAAGCATGGGTCGCTTCATAGTCTTCTATAAGCTGTTTGGTTAAAGGAACAGCCTGGCTGCTTGTAATATCCATCAGGTCATCCCCCAGCATAACCACAAACGGTTCGTTGCCGACAAAAGCTTTAGCCTGCAGCACAGCATCTCCTAAACCGCGCGGATGGCTCTGGCGGATAAAGTGGAGACGGATACCTGTTGTCTCATCAACCAATTTT
Coding sequences within it:
- the dapD gene encoding 2,3,4,5-tetrahydropyridine-2,6-dicarboxylate N-acetyltransferase; translated protein: MTAQKMSAQEIIAFIGNAEKKTRVKVTFEGELAAAVPDGVLKLGNVLFGDWQDIAPLLANLTENSDYVVEQDGRNSAVPLLDKRHINARIEPGAIIRDQVTIEDNAVIMMGAVINIGAEIGAGSMIDMGAVLGGRACVGKNSHIGAGAVLAGVIEPASAEPVRVGDNVLVGANAVVLEGVQVGSGSVIAAGAVVTQDVPENTVVAGVPARVIKQIDAQTQQKTALEDALRNL
- a CDS encoding N-acetyldiaminopimelate deacetylase translates to MLDLIATRRALHQIPEIGLQEFKTHEFLLKTIADLTADKEFVEIRTWQTGILVFLKGRQPQKTIGWRTDIDGLPIVEETDLSFKSLHKDRMHACGHDMHMTVALGLLDRLVQHQPKDNLLFLFQPAEENAAGGMLMYEAGAFGSWLPDEFYGLHVRPDLKVGDIATNRSTLFAGTCEVKIRFTGQSGHAAFPHTANDALIAASYFITQVQSVVSRNVDPIEGAVVTFGSMHAGTTNNVIAGTASLHGTIRALTQEMSAHVQKRVRAIAEGVASSFGMELDLELNPSGYLPVENHPQLADQLMTFFAAREGVRLIDCAPAMTGEDFGYLLHKVPGVMFWLGVDTPYPLHHPKMSPKEEALPFAVETISAFLSNKAG
- a CDS encoding 5-formyltetrahydrofolate cyclo-ligase — encoded protein: MDKEAIRQNLIKRLKSHNPADKEKLDKLLLDDITASEAYHTSQVLATYLAFSFEYDTQPLIERAVRDGKKVLVPRTCSQGKMVFASYHPEHLIKGRFGILEPDSSRETAEPSEIDLIHVPGLAFNAEGFRIGYGGGYYDRYLADFKGRTVSTVYAWQRLDFKEDAHDVAVMEVFSQ
- a CDS encoding glycoside hydrolase family 3 N-terminal domain-containing protein yields the protein MKKIVKAAGLLFLTCGMLYLAATNGQSSRNGKGVFRLDAKSKIGRTKEKTVAAYLAEMSVEEKVGQLFFARVPEESGLEDIKSYHLGAYLLFDRDFKDRSLEDIKALTASYQEVSAVPMIIASDEEGGSVTRISSILPKAFEVPMTLYQSGGLSAIADDTAAKAQLLKSVGITAGLFPVADVATDKQAFIYDRTLGQDASATADYVAAVVKTLRQEQFASTLKHFPGYGNNTDAHADLVYDQRSLKELESLDFLPFIAGIEEGADSVLMSHHIVSTVDAVPASLSSKMYAILRNDLGFTGVTITDDMDMAGLNKFISQEEAAYQVILAGGDMIMSSEYASQTAYLLERVKAGDLSEERIDESVKRILSWKYDLGLLKGQEK
- a CDS encoding rhomboid family intramembrane serine protease, whose amino-acid sequence is MKAEIKRNPVTLFLLALTSLIFILMQLMYLGQAASVQAVLTFGGLYGEIIKAYPDQIWRLLTPIFVHIGWEHFIFNALSLYFIGRIAEQIWGSVRFLLLYILAGIAGNIFVFFFEPAVVEAGASTSLFGLFAAVAVIGYFGGSPFLRQLGRSYVMLIVFNLIFNLITPGISLSGHLGGLVGGALSAVFLPTLYEKNTFSKFQRLSAFLVYLLLMTLMLFSAFSVF
- the galU gene encoding UTP--glucose-1-phosphate uridylyltransferase GalU — translated: MKKVRKAVIPAAGLGTRFLPATKALAKEMLPIVDKPTIQFIVEEALKSGIEDILVVTGKSKRSIEDHFDSNFELEYNLKEKGKNDLLKLVDETTGIRLHFIRQSHPRGLGDAVLQAKAFVGNEPFVVMLGDDLMDITSSQAVPLTKQLIEDYEATHASTIAVMQVPHEETSAYGVIAPQGEGVNGLYSVATFVEKPLPEEAPSDLAIIGRYLLTPEIFAILETQKPGAGNEIQLTDAIDTLNKTQRVFARKFTGNRYDVGDKFGFMKTSIDYALQHPQVKDDLKDYIIRLGKSLADKS